Proteins found in one Parvularculales bacterium genomic segment:
- a CDS encoding metalloregulator ArsR/SmtB family transcription factor: MDKFATLADPNRRSILEMLARKGQLSVKDINDGFDISAPAVSQHLKVLREADLISVEKQAQQRIYSINTKGIDEVWAWLNMMRQYWNERFDALDTLLIEDTDNGQ; the protein is encoded by the coding sequence ATGGATAAATTTGCAACATTAGCCGACCCCAATCGCAGAAGCATTCTGGAGATGCTCGCCAGAAAGGGTCAACTGTCGGTGAAAGACATCAATGACGGCTTTGATATCAGTGCTCCTGCCGTATCACAGCATCTGAAGGTGTTACGTGAAGCAGATTTAATCTCTGTTGAAAAACAGGCCCAGCAACGCATTTATTCGATCAATACGAAGGGAATCGATGAAGTATGGGCCTGGTTGAATATGATGCGTCAATACTGGAATGAACGTTTTGACGCATTGGACACACTATTGATTGAGGACACCGATAATGGCCAATAG
- a CDS encoding DMT family transporter — translation MLKRIAISGILPWTLIFFIGLIGGLSFSLSKIAVEGGLAPLGIAFFQAIVSSGLLYILCLLRRRPLKEILYNIRLIVVIALLGWVIPAPIFHIAAGHLQAGILAITAAFIPMITYGASIPFGYERFNWIRIMGLMMGVAAILMIVLPENSLPDRSDIFWILFVMIAILCSTAENIILAARSAVALGPVRLSLGMNTAAILIIGPIVYWSNSFVWPSLKMSEVDIALVGLGLGSVIAYTMFIHAVSRYGPVFASQTGYIVTLAGVFWGLAIFDEIHTLWVWGALVTMIIGLVLVKPRKIDQ, via the coding sequence ATGCTGAAGCGTATTGCAATTTCAGGAATCCTGCCATGGACACTGATTTTCTTTATTGGCCTGATTGGGGGACTTTCTTTTTCCTTAAGCAAAATCGCTGTTGAAGGGGGATTAGCGCCCCTTGGGATAGCCTTCTTCCAGGCAATAGTATCATCCGGACTACTTTATATTCTTTGCCTGTTGAGAAGGCGGCCCTTAAAAGAAATATTATACAATATCCGGCTGATTGTCGTGATTGCTCTACTCGGTTGGGTGATCCCTGCTCCCATATTCCATATCGCAGCTGGACATCTTCAGGCAGGTATTCTTGCCATAACGGCCGCATTCATTCCCATGATCACCTATGGTGCATCGATCCCCTTTGGATATGAAAGATTCAACTGGATTAGGATAATGGGGCTGATGATGGGTGTGGCTGCGATCCTGATGATTGTGCTACCAGAAAACAGCCTGCCCGATCGATCTGACATATTCTGGATACTTTTCGTTATGATTGCGATCCTGTGCTCCACAGCGGAAAACATCATCCTGGCGGCAAGGTCAGCTGTAGCATTGGGGCCGGTCCGGCTTTCGCTGGGAATGAATACTGCGGCAATATTGATAATCGGGCCCATCGTATACTGGTCAAATAGTTTTGTCTGGCCAAGCCTGAAGATGTCAGAAGTTGATATAGCTTTGGTCGGGCTCGGATTAGGGTCAGTAATAGCCTATACGATGTTTATCCACGCCGTGAGCCGTTACGGACCGGTTTTTGCCAGTCAGACAGGCTATATCGTAACCTTGGCAGGTGTATTCTGGGGGCTCGCGATCTTCGATGAGATTCATACGCTCTGGGTCTGGGGCGCATTGGTAACAATGATCATTGGCCTTGTGCTGGTCAAACCCCGGAAAATCGATCAATAA